From the genome of Synergistaceae bacterium, one region includes:
- a CDS encoding helix-turn-helix transcriptional regulator, which produces MTLLGRGGVRSVPPVSLSTRIFVFSALLTVTMLLIVAGLLTFMGFFTVKVRENKKSMESELAGMARATEKQYGGIAAQALQLSSYLSENIERALAEKALLPTPDGLRQMSPGVLEDVLDAQYDTLFFSLDRARASGAFVVLNATVSQRSQEQKRFRAGLFFKNWEPALNSSSAILLLRGISRIGMRHKIVLDAQWTMEFDVEDARWFRLPQEAAWEASDSAPRLYYWQPAGNLKGTNYRGMLCSAPLVDSGGNVFGVCGFEVSDMLFKLSHVPDGKIFNDIFCVLAPVDTNSDVETFDLGSALFSWRYGANRESGSGYKLKVKGRKKGFSVYSRDDGEVFVGLHEPVSLYASGSPFGGQSYALAFLIPEADFDAAASADEGKLWSLSLLLLGAGALFSFVLSHWCARPILRGINAIRGAVESGEPGREPDYETVKIPEIDDLIEFLRSRSMAAPEERSPSEDPAPQSETEPDGTEPLTATEQEVLALYREGRTAKEIADALGVSVNTIKTHNRHIFMKLNVSSRRELLARVGERKK; this is translated from the coding sequence CCTGACGGTGACGATGCTCCTGATCGTCGCGGGTCTTTTGACCTTCATGGGCTTTTTTACCGTAAAAGTCAGAGAAAACAAAAAATCTATGGAGTCGGAGCTGGCAGGGATGGCCCGCGCCACGGAAAAACAGTACGGCGGCATCGCGGCTCAGGCCCTCCAGCTCTCCAGCTACCTGTCGGAGAATATTGAGCGCGCTCTGGCGGAAAAGGCGCTTCTGCCCACGCCCGACGGTCTGCGGCAGATGAGCCCCGGCGTTCTGGAGGACGTTCTGGACGCCCAGTACGACACGCTGTTCTTCTCTCTGGATCGGGCCAGGGCCAGCGGCGCGTTCGTGGTTCTGAACGCCACGGTCAGCCAGCGATCTCAGGAGCAAAAGAGATTCCGGGCCGGACTTTTCTTCAAAAACTGGGAGCCCGCCCTGAACAGCTCCTCGGCAATTCTTCTGCTGCGGGGAATCTCCCGGATCGGGATGAGGCACAAAATCGTTCTGGACGCCCAGTGGACGATGGAGTTCGACGTGGAGGACGCGCGATGGTTCAGACTGCCCCAGGAGGCGGCCTGGGAGGCCTCCGACTCCGCGCCCCGGCTTTATTACTGGCAGCCGGCGGGAAACCTGAAAGGCACAAATTACAGAGGGATGCTGTGCTCCGCCCCTCTGGTCGATTCGGGGGGAAACGTCTTCGGCGTGTGCGGCTTCGAGGTCAGCGACATGCTTTTCAAACTGTCCCACGTGCCCGACGGAAAGATATTCAACGATATTTTCTGCGTCCTCGCGCCGGTGGACACGAACTCCGACGTGGAGACTTTCGACCTTGGAAGCGCCCTGTTTTCGTGGCGTTATGGAGCGAATCGGGAGTCCGGTTCCGGTTACAAACTGAAGGTGAAGGGCCGGAAAAAGGGTTTTTCCGTCTACTCGCGGGACGACGGAGAGGTTTTTGTGGGGCTGCACGAGCCGGTCAGTCTGTACGCCAGCGGTTCCCCCTTCGGCGGTCAGTCTTACGCTCTGGCGTTTCTCATTCCCGAAGCGGACTTCGACGCCGCCGCCTCGGCGGACGAGGGAAAGCTCTGGTCTCTGTCGCTGCTCCTTCTCGGGGCGGGCGCGCTTTTCTCCTTCGTCCTGAGCCACTGGTGCGCCCGGCCGATTCTCAGGGGAATCAACGCCATTCGCGGAGCGGTGGAGTCGGGAGAACCGGGAAGGGAACCCGATTACGAAACAGTCAAAATTCCGGAAATCGACGACCTGATCGAGTTTCTGCGCTCCCGGAGCATGGCCGCCCCGGAGGAGCGAAGCCCCTCAGAGGACCCCGCGCCTCAGAGCGAGACGGAGCCTGATGGAACAGAACCCCTGACGGCGACGGAGCAGGAGGTGCTGGCGCTTTATCGGGAAGGGCGTACCGCAAAGGAAATCGCCGACGCGCTGGGAGTGAGCGTCAACACCATCAAGACCCACAACCGGCACATTTTCATGAAGCTGAACGTCTCCTCCAGGCGGGAAC